The Cydia amplana chromosome 19, ilCydAmpl1.1, whole genome shotgun sequence genome includes a window with the following:
- the LOC134656797 gene encoding ataxin-7-like protein 1 translates to MSGDFPFPAKIVSPVKCNEKPWDLWVSEIGHSSPRRDEPAADGKAAPARPQHPYKPGAPRYRRAGLHRLRHDSMSLHGLFPQMDNLNAAICHMCGVVVKCSAAYRHLLESHTGSEPILPPPPPAPTVKLKSGHSRSRHKKELPPPPPPVDILPVPMETSPLYTATTPLSRIVIPQPDLQYLEEPGTSSAVSGEVQVCVETGELPVVSIQDTEDLPLGENITDDIVDIMNSEGIQSADDITNAADWKNIIRDIGKMQDLNFPQTTDTVQTDLFAPVDGSLAYHTMTDTDLSSLQFAPNTSPMLASVIDTGVLNAQALKPAPATPTSKARPKAKSKFNLREYDPNKHCGVVTADNPKPCTRSLTCKAHALSLRRTVEGRIKPFDTLLAEHRAARDAGQQANAAAAAAAAAAAAAAAAPAPPAPLLTPLLVNASLDLSAFNGLTPEQQVNDIYASLVSLEESHGVLPDTSAIAPLLSQALPLPTEPFLLPDDAEVPLEVPAESPAPPLVPKIERVERLDRPDEGPPPLVPGDVCWYSTCPRPLALCTFNASHAGGAITLGKKFATVRSNIKSSLSRSQCKTGATNNYYYNQNALSLSKTVHMNNASKTNKPELRKLIVTCSGGGKVQQTLSELFGGDVRHVNGHVGHSTQGHKRAPPLKHGKRAPALDLGFGLDPLLDEKC, encoded by the coding sequence ATGTCCGGTGACTTCCCGTTCCCGGCGAAGATCGTGAGTCCCGTGAAGTGCAACGAGAAGCCATGGGACCTCTGGGTCAGCGAGATCGGGCACTCGTCGCCGCGGCGCGACGAGCCCGCGGCGGACGGCAAGGCGGCGCCCGCGCGGCCGCAGCACCCCTACAAGCCCGGCGCGCCGCGCTACCGCCGCGCCGGCCTGCACCGCCTGCGCCACGACTCCATGAGCCTCCACGGCCTCTTCCCGCAAATGGACAATCTCAACGCGGCCATCTGCCACATGTGCGGAGTGGTAGTGAAGTGCAGTGCGGCTTACAGACACTTACTCGAGTCCCACACGGGCTCCGAACCCATACTCCCACCTCCACCTCCCGCACCCACAGTCAAGCTCAAAAGTGGTCACAGTCGGAGTCGACATAAAAAAGAACTGCCTCCACCCCCTCCCCCTGTAGACATCCTGCCTGTCCCCATGGAGACATCACCTCTTTACACGGCTACAACTCCTCTTTCAAGGATAGTGATACCGCAGCCTGATTTGCAATACTTAGAAGAGCCGGGGACTTCATCAGCCGTCAGCGGAGAAGTCCAAGTATGTGTGGAGACAGGGGAGCTGCCGGTGGTTAGTATACAAGATACAGAGGACCTGCCTCTCGGTGAGAACATCACTGATGATATAGTGGATATTATGAACTCTGAAGGCATACAGAGCGCGGACGACATCACAAATGCAGCAGACTGGAAGAATATAATTAGAGATATAGGGAAGATGCAAGATCTCAACTTTCCCCAAACCACCGATACGGTACAAACGGACCTGTTCGCGCCCGTGGACGGGTCCCTCGCTTACCACACCATGACTGACACAGACTTATCTAGTTTACAATTTGCACCGAACACCTCACCCATGCTGGCGTCCGTGATAGACACGGGCGTGCTCAACGCTCAAGCTTTAAAACCGGCGCCAGCCACGCCGACCAGCAAAGCGCGGCCGAAGGCGAAATCCAAGTTTAATCTCCGAGAGTATGACCCTAACAAGCACTGTGGAGTTGTCACCGCTGACAACCCTAAGCCGTGCACGCGGTCGCTAACTTGTAAAGCGCACGCTCTGTCCCTACGGCGGACAGTTGAAGGTAGAATTAAACCATTCGATACGTTATTGGCTGAGCATCGAGCAGCGAGGGACGCGGGGCAGCAGGCgaacgcggcggcggcggcggcggcagcagcagcggcagcggcggccgccgcgcccgcgccgcccgctcCCCTCCTTACGCCTTTACTCGTCAACGCTTCGTTGGATCTCAGCGCGTTCAACGGCCTCACGCCCGAGCAACAAGTCAACGACATCTACGCGAGTCTCGTCAGCTTGGAAGAGTCGCACGGTGTCTTGCCGGATACGTCCGCCATCGCGCCGCTGCTGAGCCAAGCCCTGCCGCTGCCGACCGAGCCGTTCTTGTTACCCGATGATGCGGAGGTCCCGCTCGAGGTGCCCGCGGAGTCGCCGGCACCGCCCTTAGTACCTAAGATTGAGAGGGTGGAACGTCTGGATAGACCAGACGAGGGCCCGCCCCCGCTGGTGCCGGGAGACGTGTGCTGGTACTCGACGTGTCCGCGGCCGCTGGCGCTGTGCACGTTCAACGCCTCACACGCCGGTGGCGCCATCACCTTAGGCAAGAAATTCGCGACGGTCCGGAGTAACATAAAGTCTTCGCTCTCTCGTTCTCAGTGCAAAACCGGCGCGACGAACAattattattacaatcagaacgCTCTGTCGTTGTCGAAAACTGTACATATGAATAATGCTAGTAAAACTAATAAGCCTGAACTGCGAAAGCTGATAGTGACGTGTAGTGGAGGTGGAAAAGTGCAGCAGACTCTTAGTGAGCTTTTCGGGGGGGACGTTAGACACGTGAACGGGCACGTGGGGCACAGCACGCAGGGGCACAAGCGTGCCCCGCCGCTGAAGCACGGGAAGCGTGCCCCCGCCCTGGACCTGGGCTTCGGCCTCGACCCTCTCCTCGACGAGAAGTGCTGA
- the LOC134657044 gene encoding mitochondrial inner membrane protease subunit 2, producing the protein MFLKSMFKSILIGLPVGLTLLDTVGYVARVEGISMQPVLNPEAKNMDYVFLSRWAIRDFSVKRGDVVSLVSPKDPNQKIIKRVVALQGDVVSTLGYKSQYVKVPEGHCWVEGDHTGHTLDSNTFGPVSLGLLNAKAVAIVWPPDRWQQLEAKLPAHRRPISTPV; encoded by the coding sequence ATGTTTCTAAAGAGTATGTTTAAGTCGATTCTAATTGGCCTCCCCGTCGGCCTAACCCTGCTGGACACCGTGGGGTATGTGGCGCGGGTCGAGGGTATATCTATGCAGCCAGTGCTCAATCCAGAAGCGAAGAACATGGACTACGTGTTTTTATCGCGATGGGCGATCAGAGACTTCAGTGTGAAGCGAGGTGACGTTGTATCGCTGGTGTCGCCGAAAGATCCTAACCAGAAGATTATCAAGCGCGTCGTAGCGCTCCAGGGCGACGTAGTGAGTACGCTAGGCTACAAAAGCCAGTACGTGAAGGTTCCCGAAGGCCACTGCTGGGTGGAAGGCGACCATACAGGCCACACGTTAGACAGCAACACCTTTGGTCCCGTGTCATTAGGTCTGTTGAACGCTAAGGCTGTGGCCATAGTATGGCCTCCCGATCGATGGCAGCAACTCGAAGCTAAATTGCCGGCACACAGAAGACCAATCAGCACTCCTGTGTag
- the LOC134657205 gene encoding threonylcarbamoyl-AMP synthase, protein MNLMKRLNIFSSLLISRSASPKMKIEKMAPVIPISLETSSSKAAEYLATGQVIAVPTDTIYGLACSANCPEAIKKLYSIKGRDSAKPVAICVTYIDNVRKWGNAEHLSNDLLNSLLPGPVTVVLEKTKELNNPYLNPKTTKIGIRIPDHSFINKVTEKFDMPIALTSANFSNEPSTLSVKEFQHLYCHLGAVFDGGVLSQGLDQNRTGSTVVDLSKTGCYSIIRRGTSYEHVVKVLEENGLTTC, encoded by the coding sequence ATGAATTTAATGAAAAGACTTAATATATTTAGTAGTTTGTTAATAAGTAGAAGTGCTTCACCAAAAATGAAGATTGAAAAAATGGCTCCTGTCATTCCCATCTCACTAGAAACCTCCAGCTCAAAAGCTGCAGAGTACCTTGCCACGGGCCAAGTAATAGCTGTTCCTACAGACACCATCTACGGTTTAGCTTGCAGTGCTAACTGTCCAGAAGCTATAAAGAAACTCTATAGTATTAAAGGCAGAGATTCTGCCAAACCAGTAGCAATTTGTGTGACATACATTGATAATGTACGTAAATGGGGCAATGCAGAACATCTAAGCAATGATTTACTGAACAGTTTACTACCTGGCCCTGTGACAGTAGTGTTAGAAAAGACTAAAGAGTTAAATAATCCATATCTCAACCCAAAAACTACGAAAATTGGTATTAGGATACCTGATCACAGCTTCATCAATAAAGTTACTGAGAAGTTTGATATGCCCATAGCACTGACTAGTGCTAACTTTAGTAATGAGCCTTCTACACTGTCAGTAAAGGAGTTTCAACACTTGTACTGTCATTTGGGGGCAGTTTTTGATGGAGGAGTGCTAAGTCAGGGCTTAGACCAAAACAGGACAGGTTCCACTGTAGTAGACCTGTCTAAAACTGGATGTTATAGTATTATAAGAAGGGGGACATCATATGAACATGTTGTAAAAGTTTTAGAAGAGAATGGTTTAACCACTTGTTAA